A single Drosophila miranda strain MSH22 chromosome XR, D.miranda_PacBio2.1, whole genome shotgun sequence DNA region contains:
- the LOC108151185 gene encoding uncharacterized protein LOC108151185 isoform X1, with protein MMETFLVLGLCFILYEALDFFQGCIHSNTPTPSDQIEAYRRELDEQRQQQQQEQFLAGLTPLLGAQFAAAAAAAAAAASSGSQSTLGSTTATPTASTASVISDSYDQDTHSHSQEAQQQQQHSLSTPGLFRPAALGYYDPEDPLHATSSLPRDFYYLQQQQLKNKASAKSLLSKFSSTNSDNRIYPEAGASTGHSLLGGAVITHQPLPVVPPTEASSSSLFDCQPPAVAPHQLQAPSPLLLELKRAIISHQSHAHTVLDEDDEELIGSDNGCPQCEEEEHHQQQQRQEELYDNEEEEEEDLSYNSNSNSNSRASSTHGTTTAVHSSEPNISALLPRIHHIAIDDIDIGTATGASASSNGHSDSISGCGLAATSHADFREIECERLRRKCVSVKRIYSISEKF; from the coding sequence ATGATGGAGACATTTCTTGTCCTGGGCCTGTGTTTTATCCTGTACGAAGCATTGGATTTCTTTCAAGGCTGCATCCACAGCAACACCCCGACGCCGAGCGACCAGATCGAGGCCTACCGCCGCGAACTCGACGAacagcgccagcagcagcagcaggaacagtTCCTCGCGGGTCTCACGCCCCTGCTGGGCGCCCAAttcgctgccgccgccgccgctgccgctgcagcagcCTCCTCGGGCTCCCAGTCGACGCTGGGCAGCACCACAGCCACGCCCACAGCCTCGACGGCGAGTGTGATCAGCGACTCCTACGACCAGGACACGCACTCCCATTCGCAGGAGgcgcaacagcaacagcagcactcCCTGAGCACACCGGGTCTCTTCCGTCCGGCCGCCTTGGGCTACTACGATCCGGAGGATCCGCTGCATGCCACATCGTCGCTGCCACGCGACTTCTACtacctgcagcagcagcagctgaagaACAAGGCCAGCGCCAAGTCGCTGCTCTCGAAGTTCTCCTCGACCAACTCGGACAATCGCATCTACCCGGAGGCCGGGGCCAGCACGGGGCACAGTCTGCTCGGAGGAGCGGTGATCACCCACCAGCCGCTGCCCGTGGTGCCCCCCACCGAGGCGTCGTCCTCGAGTCTCTTCGACTGCCAGCCCCCGGCTGTGGCGCCGCACCAGCTGCAGGCACCCTCCCCGCTGCTCCTGGAACTGAAGCGCGCCATCATCAGTCACCAGTCGCACGCCCACACCGTCTTGGACGAGGACGACGAGGAGCTGATCGGCAGCGACAACGGCTGTCCCCAGTGCGAGGAAGAAGAGcaccaccagcaacagcagcgccagGAGGAGCTCTACGACaacgaagaggaggaggaagaggatCTCTcctacaacagcaacagcaacagcaacagtcgAGCATCCTCCACACACGGCACGACGACGGCGGTGCACAGCAGTGAGCCGAACATCAGCGCCTTGCTGCCACGCATCCACCACATAGCCATCGACGACATCGACATCGGGACAGCGACGGGGGCGTCGGCGTCCAGCAACGGGCACTCGGACTCCATTTCTGGGTGTGGCCTGGCGGCCACGTCGCACGCCGATTTCC
- the LOC108151185 gene encoding uncharacterized protein LOC108151185 isoform X2, with the protein MMETFLVLGLCFILYEALDFFQGCIHSNTPTPSDQIEAYRRELDEQRQQQQQEQFLAGLTPLLGAQFAAAAAAAAAAASSGSQSTLGSTTATPTASTASVISDSYDQDTHSHSQEAQQQQQHSLSTPGLFRPAALGYYDPEDPLHATSSLPRDFYYLQQQQLKNKASAKSLLSKFSSTNSDNRIYPEAGASTGHSLLGGAVITHQPLPVVPPTEASSSSLFDCQPPAVAPHQLQAPSPLLLELKRAIISHQSHAHTVLDEDDEELIGSDNGCPQCEEEEHHQQQQRQEELYDNEEEEEEDLSYNSNSNSNSRASSTHGTTTAVHSSEPNISALLPRIHHIAIDDIDIGTATGASASSNGHSDSISGCGLAATSHADFREIECERLRRN; encoded by the coding sequence ATGATGGAGACATTTCTTGTCCTGGGCCTGTGTTTTATCCTGTACGAAGCATTGGATTTCTTTCAAGGCTGCATCCACAGCAACACCCCGACGCCGAGCGACCAGATCGAGGCCTACCGCCGCGAACTCGACGAacagcgccagcagcagcagcaggaacagtTCCTCGCGGGTCTCACGCCCCTGCTGGGCGCCCAAttcgctgccgccgccgccgctgccgctgcagcagcCTCCTCGGGCTCCCAGTCGACGCTGGGCAGCACCACAGCCACGCCCACAGCCTCGACGGCGAGTGTGATCAGCGACTCCTACGACCAGGACACGCACTCCCATTCGCAGGAGgcgcaacagcaacagcagcactcCCTGAGCACACCGGGTCTCTTCCGTCCGGCCGCCTTGGGCTACTACGATCCGGAGGATCCGCTGCATGCCACATCGTCGCTGCCACGCGACTTCTACtacctgcagcagcagcagctgaagaACAAGGCCAGCGCCAAGTCGCTGCTCTCGAAGTTCTCCTCGACCAACTCGGACAATCGCATCTACCCGGAGGCCGGGGCCAGCACGGGGCACAGTCTGCTCGGAGGAGCGGTGATCACCCACCAGCCGCTGCCCGTGGTGCCCCCCACCGAGGCGTCGTCCTCGAGTCTCTTCGACTGCCAGCCCCCGGCTGTGGCGCCGCACCAGCTGCAGGCACCCTCCCCGCTGCTCCTGGAACTGAAGCGCGCCATCATCAGTCACCAGTCGCACGCCCACACCGTCTTGGACGAGGACGACGAGGAGCTGATCGGCAGCGACAACGGCTGTCCCCAGTGCGAGGAAGAAGAGcaccaccagcaacagcagcgccagGAGGAGCTCTACGACaacgaagaggaggaggaagaggatCTCTcctacaacagcaacagcaacagcaacagtcgAGCATCCTCCACACACGGCACGACGACGGCGGTGCACAGCAGTGAGCCGAACATCAGCGCCTTGCTGCCACGCATCCACCACATAGCCATCGACGACATCGACATCGGGACAGCGACGGGGGCGTCGGCGTCCAGCAACGGGCACTCGGACTCCATTTCTGGGTGTGGCCTGGCGGCCACGTCGCACGCCGATTTCC
- the LOC108151189 gene encoding uncharacterized protein LOC108151189, translated as MISEYIAVVVKAGLKAYRYFRPLPPEPSAVLVWTSICTHWVGVLAGPVILALIFKRTCDIIRIRCALNAGGDPAKKPKPAGGEAGAEGQVPAEQAIEPTAAEGAARQDGGDGEQQEVKAEERPDLEDAPAEEAASGDA; from the coding sequence ATGATCTCAGAGTACATTGCGGTTGTGGTGAAAGCCGGCTTGAAGGCATACCGTTATTTCCGGCCACTGCCCCCTGAGCCATCGGCTGTCCTCGTCTGGACGTCCATCTGCACCCACTGGGTGGGGGTCCTGGCTGGGCCCGTCATACTGGCGCTTATTTTCAAGCGCACCTGCGACATCATCAGGATACGTTGCGCACTCAACGCTGGAGGGGATCCGGCAAAAAAACCAAAGCCTGCCGGAGgagaggcaggggcagagggACAGGTGCCCGCCGAGCAGGCCATAGAGCCTACTGCTGCTGAAGGGGCAGCCCGTCAGGACGGTGGCGATGGCGAGCAGCAGGAAGTCAAAGCGGAGGAGCGCCCCGACCTGGAGGATGCCCCGGCCGAAGAAGCCGCTTCTGGCGATGCTTAG